A single region of the Novosphingobium sp. SL115 genome encodes:
- a CDS encoding DnaJ C-terminal domain-containing protein, with translation MADPYSILGVPRSASEKDIKSAYRKLAKELHPDTNKDNPKASERFSEVTRAYDLLSDKDKRARFDRGEIDADGNPMGGFGGGFGGGGFRGQQGGFRHDGGFEGGFGGAEGVDIGDIFEGLFGGRGGAAGGGFGGSARRGPPPKGANVSYRLQVSFTDAATRANQRITLSDGKTIDLKLPAGVEHGQQMRLGGKGESGPGGSGDAIVTIEIGSHPFYERNGDNIRLDLPISLSEAVNGAKVKVPTVDGPVMLTVAPGSSSGRTLRLKGRGFSRKDGTRGDQLVTLQIDLPADDADLKARLEGWTDMRDLRSKLGV, from the coding sequence ATGGCAGACCCGTATTCGATCTTGGGAGTTCCCCGCAGCGCAAGCGAGAAGGACATAAAGTCCGCCTATCGCAAGCTGGCAAAGGAGCTGCACCCGGACACCAACAAGGACAACCCCAAAGCGTCGGAGCGCTTTTCGGAGGTCACCCGCGCCTACGATCTGCTGTCCGACAAGGACAAGCGCGCCCGGTTCGACCGGGGTGAGATTGATGCTGACGGTAACCCCATGGGCGGGTTTGGAGGAGGCTTTGGCGGCGGCGGGTTTCGCGGCCAGCAAGGCGGTTTTCGCCACGACGGCGGCTTCGAGGGCGGATTCGGCGGGGCCGAAGGCGTCGACATCGGGGACATCTTCGAAGGTCTGTTCGGCGGAAGGGGTGGAGCCGCTGGCGGCGGCTTTGGTGGGAGTGCCCGGCGCGGCCCGCCGCCAAAGGGCGCCAATGTCAGCTATCGCCTGCAGGTATCGTTTACCGATGCAGCCACGCGCGCCAACCAACGTATCACACTGTCCGATGGCAAGACCATCGATCTGAAACTGCCCGCCGGAGTGGAGCATGGTCAGCAGATGCGGCTGGGCGGAAAAGGCGAGTCCGGTCCCGGCGGCAGCGGTGATGCCATTGTCACCATCGAAATTGGCAGCCACCCGTTCTATGAACGCAACGGCGACAATATCCGGCTAGATCTGCCGATCAGCCTGTCAGAAGCCGTGAACGGTGCGAAAGTGAAAGTGCCCACGGTGGACGGCCCGGTGATGCTGACCGTGGCCCCCGGCAGTTCCAGTGGCCGCACCCTGCGCCTGAAAGGCCGGGGCTTTTCGCGCAAGGACGGGACACGCGGCGATCAGTTGGTCACCCTGCAGATCGATCTTCCTGCCGATGATGCGGATCTGAAAGCCCGTCTCGAGGGTTGGACGGACATGCGAGATCTCCGTAGCAAACTTGGCGTCTGA
- a CDS encoding YihY/virulence factor BrkB family protein: MTPGQQPPSHHQMPDLSPEARRRDALRWRAGLAEAHERLGPGSRAWEVVKRVWTGVFNDGSIHAGNLAYMIVIALFPFFITGAALFSAIGEPSQRAAAIDTVLIALPPVVAATIEPVARSVIEARTGWLLWVGGIFGLWTVGSLVETIRDILRRAYGTRWEHAFWRYRLMSTGITLASVVLILLSIFAQVLIGAAQEAIAAWFPQLDAVAQGLSLSRFAPAVVLYGALWLLFASLTPEAYRGRDYPKWPGALFVTVWWIAVTTALPVALRTFFSYDLTYGSLAGMMIALFFFWLVGLGMVVGAELNAALTETPEERDMLGQADNRARVAKHGAVHEKTRSENENA; encoded by the coding sequence GTGACGCCGGGCCAACAGCCCCCCAGTCACCACCAGATGCCGGACCTGTCGCCTGAAGCCCGGCGACGCGACGCGCTGCGCTGGCGTGCAGGGCTTGCCGAAGCGCATGAACGACTTGGCCCCGGCAGCCGCGCGTGGGAAGTGGTCAAGCGGGTGTGGACCGGCGTATTCAACGACGGCTCGATCCATGCAGGCAATCTTGCCTATATGATTGTCATCGCGCTGTTCCCATTCTTCATCACCGGGGCCGCGCTGTTTTCAGCCATTGGCGAACCCAGCCAACGCGCCGCTGCCATCGATACGGTGCTGATCGCGCTGCCCCCGGTGGTGGCCGCCACTATTGAACCTGTGGCTCGCAGCGTGATCGAGGCGCGCACCGGTTGGTTGTTGTGGGTGGGCGGAATTTTCGGGCTGTGGACCGTGGGCAGTCTGGTCGAAACGATCCGCGACATCCTCCGCCGCGCCTATGGCACCCGCTGGGAACATGCCTTCTGGCGCTATCGCCTGATGTCCACAGGCATCACGCTGGCATCAGTCGTGCTGATTCTGCTGTCGATTTTTGCCCAGGTGTTGATCGGGGCGGCACAGGAAGCCATTGCAGCATGGTTCCCGCAACTCGATGCGGTTGCCCAAGGCCTGTCACTGTCGCGTTTCGCCCCGGCGGTGGTGCTGTATGGCGCGCTGTGGCTGCTGTTTGCCTCGCTTACGCCCGAAGCCTATCGCGGGCGCGACTATCCCAAATGGCCCGGCGCACTGTTTGTCACGGTATGGTGGATTGCGGTGACCACAGCGCTGCCAGTGGCGCTGCGCACGTTCTTTTCCTACGATCTGACCTATGGCAGCCTTGCCGGAATGATGATCGCCCTTTTCTTTTTCTGGCTGGTCGGCTTAGGGATGGTCGTGGGGGCCGAACTCAACGCCGCGCTGACGGAAACACCGGAAGAACGCGATATGTTGGGCCAGGCAGACAATCGGGCGCGTGTGGCAAAACACGGCGCGGTTCATGAGAAGACTAGAAGCGAGAACGAGAACGCATGA
- the fabI gene encoding enoyl-ACP reductase FabI has protein sequence MTGLMQGKRGLIMGLANDKSLAWGIAKKLHEQGAELAFSYQGEALEKRVRPLAASLGSDFLIECDVSDMAALDTAFDELKAKWPTIDFIVHAIGYSDKTQLRGKFYDTTLDNFLMTMNISAYSLVAVTQRAVPMMSEGGSILTLTYYGAEKVVPHYNVMGVAKAALEASVKYLANDCGPSGIRVNAISAGPIKTLAASGIGDFRYILKWNELNSPLRRNVTIEDVGGAGLYLLSDLASGVTGETHHVDAGYHTVGMKQEDAPDIALG, from the coding sequence ATGACCGGACTTATGCAAGGGAAGCGTGGCCTTATCATGGGCCTTGCCAACGACAAGTCGCTGGCGTGGGGGATCGCCAAGAAGCTGCACGAACAAGGTGCAGAACTTGCGTTTTCCTATCAGGGTGAGGCGCTGGAAAAGCGCGTGCGCCCGCTGGCGGCCAGCCTTGGCAGCGACTTCCTGATTGAATGCGACGTGTCCGACATGGCCGCGCTCGACACCGCGTTTGACGAACTGAAGGCAAAGTGGCCGACGATTGATTTCATCGTCCATGCCATCGGCTACTCCGACAAGACGCAGCTGCGCGGCAAGTTTTACGACACCACGCTCGACAACTTCCTGATGACCATGAACATCTCGGCCTACAGCCTTGTGGCCGTGACGCAGCGCGCGGTTCCAATGATGTCGGAAGGCGGCTCGATCCTGACGCTGACCTATTATGGCGCGGAAAAGGTCGTTCCCCATTACAACGTGATGGGCGTAGCAAAGGCAGCGCTGGAAGCCAGCGTAAAGTATCTGGCCAATGACTGTGGCCCGTCCGGTATCCGCGTCAACGCGATTTCGGCAGGCCCGATCAAGACATTGGCTGCCAGCGGCATCGGTGACTTCCGCTACATCCTGAAGTGGAACGAACTGAACAGCCCGCTGCGGCGCAATGTGACGATCGAGGATGTCGGCGGCGCAGGGCTTTATCTGCTGTCCGACCTTGCTTCGGGCGTAACCGGCGAAACCCACCATGTGGACGCAGGCTATCACACCGTTGGCATGAAGCAGGAAGACGCCCCGGACATCGCGCTGGGATAA
- a CDS encoding LytR/AlgR family response regulator transcription factor translates to MRTLIVDDEPLAVERMQILCSRIPALQVVGTASDGAAALRLIAALAPDLVLLDMTMPEVDGLGVARALAGRQTRPAVVFVTAHDDFAVEAFDCDAVDYVLKPVAQERLERAVERAQARRAAAPAEEALGEQSPVSEWLEEFWVPHRSELIRVAATDLERIDAERDYVRLHVGQQSGHTQNPQGRSYMMLHTIAGLEARLDPERFIRLHRSTIVRRDRIAGLRHDGLGVWSAELADGSMQRIGRTYLARVKAMAGR, encoded by the coding sequence GTGCGCACGCTGATTGTCGATGATGAACCGCTGGCGGTTGAGCGTATGCAGATCCTGTGTTCGCGCATCCCCGCCTTGCAGGTGGTGGGCACCGCCAGCGATGGCGCTGCCGCGCTGCGGCTGATCGCGGCACTTGCCCCCGATCTGGTGCTGCTGGATATGACCATGCCCGAAGTCGACGGGCTGGGCGTGGCGCGTGCGCTGGCAGGTAGACAAACCCGCCCGGCGGTGGTCTTTGTGACCGCGCATGATGATTTCGCGGTGGAAGCGTTCGATTGCGATGCCGTGGACTATGTCTTGAAGCCAGTAGCGCAGGAAAGGCTTGAACGTGCTGTGGAACGGGCACAAGCCCGCCGTGCAGCCGCTCCGGCAGAGGAGGCTCTTGGCGAACAATCGCCTGTCAGCGAATGGCTTGAAGAGTTCTGGGTGCCGCATCGTTCGGAACTGATTCGCGTAGCGGCAACCGACTTGGAACGCATCGATGCAGAGCGCGATTATGTGCGGCTGCATGTGGGGCAGCAAAGCGGGCACACACAGAACCCGCAGGGGCGCAGCTACATGATGCTGCACACCATCGCCGGGCTAGAAGCACGGCTCGATCCGGAACGCTTCATTCGTCTGCACCGTTCAACCATCGTGCGGCGCGACAGGATCGCCGGGTTGAGGCACGACGGGCTGGGGGTGTGGTCTGCCGAACTGGCCGATGGTTCGATGCAACGCATTGGCCGCACGTATCTGGCGCGGGTCAAGGCGATGGCGGGCCGGTGA
- a CDS encoding sensor histidine kinase, with translation MTMANTDPGIPRVPARQVVLSAVAMWLCYFLLITLRGLVVELGDFTDLLWRRALVTLAGIVVTVACWPLLRRFDAKPLSTRVAAALVIMLPAALALAAVNQWAFAPVEQRMIERISQDQPDDGANGSNTTETTTTHNVTVRGTDGKAGVQIRHDMAGNVLVDVLDEGIVPPMPAVPPVSPKAPAPPAAPVAPASSSAPSVKPAAKADPFLDEEALAELEALGELGAIEGLKDTDIVTGSDGTMVITRPGMMVRRFADGSSEVRAGGFLIRNNADDEVESVQRIVEDAPAAITSPVPPVSPLTPAMQAKIHNEAHAAATKALREAEGARKAALARAREVRAQKAGLRDTADEKVEAAIPVPSPSDVVTEEVRGPSDHVTIIRQTMESEGLWRQLTDVALGRYFLLIAWAALYLALGNGEQLRAAEYREGQYARAAKAAELRSLRYQVNPHFLFNTLNSLSALVMVGRSEQAERMIQSISRFYRHSLAGDPTSDMPLEDEIALQRHYLDIEAVRFPDRLKCEFDVPDDLMSACVPGMILQPLVENSIKYAVSTTIRAVTIRISAREAGGFLVLSVADDGPGEGFAGGGTGIGLANVRSRLAARFGEDCAKVETGPLPAGGYATVLTLPVVRKEC, from the coding sequence ATGACCATGGCGAACACTGATCCGGGTATCCCGCGCGTTCCGGCCCGGCAGGTGGTGCTTTCTGCCGTTGCCATGTGGCTATGCTATTTCCTGCTCATCACCCTGCGCGGGCTGGTGGTGGAGCTGGGCGATTTTACCGATCTTCTGTGGCGGCGCGCGCTGGTAACACTGGCCGGAATCGTGGTGACGGTGGCGTGCTGGCCGCTGTTGCGCCGGTTTGATGCAAAGCCGCTGTCAACGCGGGTTGCGGCCGCGCTGGTCATCATGCTCCCTGCCGCGCTGGCATTGGCTGCGGTGAACCAGTGGGCCTTTGCTCCGGTCGAACAGCGCATGATTGAACGGATCAGTCAGGATCAACCGGATGATGGTGCAAACGGCAGCAACACAACCGAAACGACCACCACGCACAACGTGACGGTGCGCGGAACCGATGGCAAGGCAGGCGTTCAGATCCGTCATGACATGGCCGGGAATGTGCTGGTCGATGTGCTGGATGAAGGTATTGTCCCGCCTATGCCCGCAGTGCCGCCGGTTTCGCCCAAGGCACCTGCTCCGCCTGCTGCGCCTGTCGCCCCCGCCTCATCTTCTGCTCCATCGGTTAAACCTGCGGCAAAGGCTGATCCGTTTTTGGATGAGGAGGCGTTGGCGGAACTGGAAGCTTTGGGAGAATTGGGCGCGATCGAGGGCCTCAAAGACACGGACATCGTGACCGGTTCTGATGGCACCATGGTAATTACCCGCCCCGGCATGATGGTGCGCCGCTTTGCCGATGGATCGTCCGAAGTGCGCGCAGGCGGATTTCTGATTCGCAACAACGCGGATGATGAAGTTGAATCGGTCCAGCGCATTGTCGAAGATGCGCCTGCCGCCATTACTTCCCCTGTGCCGCCGGTGTCTCCGCTGACCCCCGCCATGCAGGCAAAAATCCATAACGAGGCGCACGCTGCAGCAACCAAGGCGCTGCGCGAGGCTGAAGGCGCGCGTAAGGCGGCATTGGCCAGGGCACGTGAAGTTCGGGCGCAGAAGGCCGGATTGCGGGATACCGCTGACGAAAAGGTCGAGGCAGCCATTCCCGTGCCGTCACCATCAGATGTGGTGACCGAGGAGGTGCGTGGCCCGTCGGATCATGTCACGATCATCCGTCAGACCATGGAAAGCGAGGGGCTTTGGCGTCAGCTTACCGATGTGGCGCTGGGCCGCTACTTCCTGCTGATCGCTTGGGCGGCGCTCTATCTGGCGCTTGGTAATGGCGAACAGTTGCGTGCGGCGGAATATCGCGAAGGGCAATATGCGCGTGCGGCCAAGGCAGCGGAACTGCGCAGCCTGCGTTATCAGGTGAACCCGCATTTTCTCTTCAATACGTTGAATTCGCTGTCGGCGTTGGTCATGGTCGGGCGCAGTGAACAGGCCGAACGCATGATTCAGTCGATATCGCGGTTCTATCGCCACAGTCTGGCCGGTGATCCCACATCGGACATGCCACTGGAGGACGAGATTGCCCTGCAACGGCACTATCTGGATATCGAGGCGGTGCGTTTTCCCGACCGGTTGAAGTGTGAATTCGATGTGCCCGATGATCTGATGAGCGCCTGCGTGCCGGGGATGATCCTGCAGCCTCTGGTTGAAAATTCTATCAAATATGCCGTTTCCACCACGATCCGCGCTGTTACCATCCGCATCTCTGCGCGTGAGGCGGGCGGGTTTCTGGTGTTGAGCGTGGCGGACGATGGGCCGGGCGAAGGCTTTGCAGGGGGCGGCACCGGCATCGGCCTTGCCAATGTGCGTAGCCGTCTTGCCGCGCGCTTTGGCGAAGACTGTGCGAAAGTGGAAACCGGCCCGCTTCCTGCGGGCGGTTACGCCACGGTGCTGACGCTGCCGGTGGTGCGGAAGGAATGCTGA